The Pseudodesulfovibrio hydrargyri genome segment GAAGCCGACGTCCTGGTGGCCCTGGGCGGCGACGGGTTCATGCTCCAGACCGTGCACGACTACCGGGATTCCGGCATCCCCATCTACGGCATGAACCGGGGGACCATCGGTTTTCTGCTCAACCGCTTCGAGCTCGACGGGCTCATGGAGCGGCTCGACCGGGCTCATCGCGTGGTCCTCAACCCCCTGGTCATGACCGCCGAGACGGTGGACGGCAGGTCCTGCACGGCCCTGGCCTTCAACGAGGTTGCCCTGCACCGCTACTCCCAGCAGTCGGCCAACATCCGGGTGCTGGTCAACGGACGCGAGCGGCTGGACCGGCTCGTCTGCGACGGCGTCATGGTGGCCACCCCGGCCGGAAGCACGGCCTACAACCTGTCCGCCCACGGCCCGATCATCCCCATCGGGTCCAACGTTCTGGCCCTCACCCCGGTCAGTCCGTTCCGGCCCCGCCGCTGGGACGGGGCGCTCCTGCCCCACTCCGTGGAGGTGGAATTCATCGTCCTCGATCCCCAGCACCGGCCGGTGGGCGCGTCCGCCGATTCCTTCGAGATCCGCGACGTGGCCAGGGTGCGCGTGGCCGAGGACCATTCCCGGCCCGCCCTGGTCCTGTTCGACCCCAACCACTCCCTGGAGGAGCGCATCTTCAACGAACAGTTCGTGCACTGATCCCGGAGCCCCCCACCGGGTGTATTGTACAACCGGGCAAATACGGTATAGTGTTCCCCGCAACGAACGAATTTCCCATTCCGGCCCGCGCAAAACCATACTCAATGGCCGGAATCCACATCACACAGTAGGTAGAAATGGAAAACGACACACAGCATCCCGACAACGGGACCGAAACAACGGAAACCGGCCCCGCGCCGAT includes the following:
- a CDS encoding NAD kinase; the protein is MNAFHKPIKHIACVASNSPKAVKGFRQLAERYELVPTDEADVLVALGGDGFMLQTVHDYRDSGIPIYGMNRGTIGFLLNRFELDGLMERLDRAHRVVLNPLVMTAETVDGRSCTALAFNEVALHRYSQQSANIRVLVNGRERLDRLVCDGVMVATPAGSTAYNLSAHGPIIPIGSNVLALTPVSPFRPRRWDGALLPHSVEVEFIVLDPQHRPVGASADSFEIRDVARVRVAEDHSRPALVLFDPNHSLEERIFNEQFVH